The genomic DNA GTCGGCCTCGTCGACGGCACCGTGCTGCACGCCTGGACGTACAGGGGCCATCTGCCGGTGTTCGGCGACTACCACCTCGGGACGGCCGTGCTCTTCGACTTCGGGGTCTATCTGCTGGTCCTCGGCGTCGTGCTGGACATCGTGCGGGCCCTCGGTGCCAAGATCGACCGGCAGATCGAACGGGCGGCGGGTGTCCTCGCCCCGGCCGGCGGCCCCGAAGCGGGAGGCGGCCCCCGATGACCGTCAGCGCCTCGCTCCTCGCCACCGCCGTGGTGCTCTGCGCGGTCGGCGGCATCCTCATGCTCACCCGGCCGCTGACCCGCATCCTGCTCGGCGCCGTCATCGCGGGCAACGGCATCAACCTGCTCGTCCTGTCCGCGACCGGCTCGGCCGGTGCGGCTCCGCTGCTCTACGGCGTACCGCTGCGCCAGGTCACCGACCCACTGCCGCAGGCCATCGCGCTCACCGCCATCGTCATCACCCTGGCCACCACCGCGTTCCTCCTCGCCATGGCCTACCGGGGCCACCAGCTCACCGGCAGCGACGAGGTGCACGACGACCTGGAGGACCGGCGCATCGTGCTGCGCGCCGAGGTGATGGGGGAGCGGGCCCAACTGCGGGAGGAATACCGCTCCGGGGCCGAACCCACCCGCGAGGAACGTGACCGCTACCTGGAGGAACGCCGCCGCCTGCGCGCCCGGCTGCGCGCCGACCGCGCCCTCCAGGCCCGCGGCCGCGACGCGTCGGGCGATCTGTGGCACGACGTCCTGGGCGCGGACCCGGAGGACTACGCGCGCGAGGAGAACCCCGGCGTGCGCGACGACCGAGGAGTGACCGGATGAACGCGCTCGTCCCGCTGCCGGTGCTGCTGCCGCTCTGCGCCACCGGCCTCAGCCTCGCCTTCGGCACCAGGCTCAAACGTTTCCAGCGCTTCATCAGCGTCGCCGTGCTCTCCGCCGTCACGGCGCTCTCGGTCGTCCTGATGATCGCCGCCGACACCGGCGGACCGCTCTCCGTCCACCTCGGCGACTTCGCACCGCCGCTGGGCATCACCCTGGTCGCCGACAGGCTCACCGGGCTGATGCTGACCGTCTCCTCGGCCGTCACGCTCTGCGTGCTCGTCTACTCCCTGGGCCAGGGCATGGCCGACCGGGACGAGGAGACACCGGTGGCCGTGTTCCACCCCGCGTATCTCATCCTGGTCGCCGGGGTCTCCTGCACCTTCCTGGCCGGAGACCTCGTCAACCTGTACGTCGGCTTCGAGATCATGCTGGTGGCCAGCTTCGTCCTGCTGACACTCGGCGGCACCGGCCCCCGCATCCGGGCCGGATCCACCTACGTGATCATCTCGCTGTTCTCCTCGATGCTGTTCCTCACCGCCATCGCCATGACGTACGCGGCGACCGGCACCGCGAACTTCGCCCAGCTCGCCCAGCGCCTGGGCGAACTCCCGCTCGGCGTGCAGACCCTGATCCAGGCGATGCTGCTGACCGTCTTCGCGATCAAGGCCGCCGTGTTCCCGCTCGCCGCCTGGCTCCCCGACTCCTATCCCACGGCCCCGGCCCCCGTCACCGCCGTCTTCGCGGGACTGCTCACCAAGGTCGGCGTCTACTGCATGCTGCGTACGGAGACGCTGCTGTTCCCCGGCAACCGGCTCGGCGATCTCCTGATGGCCGCCGCGCTCGCCTCGATGGTCATCGGCATCCTCGGCGCGGTAGCCCAGACCGACCTGAAGCGGCTGCTCTCCTTCACCCTGATCAGCCATATCGGCTACATGGTCTTCGGCATCGGGCTCGCCACCCGGCAGGCGTACGGCGGTGCCATCGTCTACGTCGCCCACCACATCACCGTCCAGACGACGCTGTTCCTCGTCGCCGGACTCATCGAACGCCGCGGCGGCACCACGGAACTCACCCGGCTCGGCGGTCTGGCCCGCGCCGCGCCGGTGCTGGCGCTCCTCTTCTTCGTCCCCGCGATGAACCTCGCCGGCATCCCCCCGCTGTCGGGGTTCATCGGGAAGCTCGGACTCATGCGGGCGGGTGTCGCCGACGGCGGCGTCTGGCCCTGGATCCTGGTCATCGGGTCGGCCGTGACCAGCCTGCTCACGCTGTACGTGATGGCCAAGGTCTGGAACCTGGCGTTCTGGCGGGCCGCGCCCCCCGGCCAGGCCGCCGACGGCACCGTCCTGGAGTCCGACGACGACAACGACAACGACACCGACGAGGGCCCCGACAACATCCCCGGCACCGGCGACGAGAGCATCGCCCCCCGGCCCCACCCGGCCGGCCGGGTCGTCGCCGCCACCCTGCACGGACGGGCCGTCACCACCACGACCCGGCTGCCCCGCACCATGACCGCGGCCACCGCCGCCACCGTCGTGCTCGGGCTGGCCTTCACCGTGCTCGCGGCCCCCCTGACCTCGTACACCGACCGCACGGCCGCCGAACTCCTGAGGCGGACCCCGTACATCGAGGAGGTGCTCGGCCGGTGAGACGATTCCTCACCCTGTCGTTCCGCAACGCCGATCTGCCGCCCTTCAGCTGCCAGTTCGGCGACCGGCGCAGACGGGTGCTCGACCTGCCGCTGATCGCCTGGCTCACCGTGATCTGGGTCCTGCTCTGGTCCACGCTCACCTGGGCCAACGTGGTGACCGGTGTGGTCGTCGCGGTCGCCGTCTGCCTGGCCTTCCCACTGCCCCGCGTCGATCTGGGGCTGCGGCTGCACCTCTGGGGCATCCTGCGGCTCGTCGCCTATCTCCTCTACGACATGTACACCTCGGGAGTGAAGGTCACCCGGCAGATCTTCGCCGGGCGCCCCCACCGGGCGGCCGTCATCGGCGTACCGCTGCGCTGCCGCAGCGACCTGATGCTCGCCGCGACCGCCGTGGCCGTCTCCAATGTGCCGGGCGGCTCGATCGTCGAGGTGCGCAGGGCCACCTCCACGGTGTTCCTGCACGTCCTGGACGCGGACCGGCCGGAGGAGCTCGAAGCCGCCCGGCGTTCGGTGTGGCGGCTGGAGGAACTGACGGTACGGGCCTTCGGCACCCCCGACGAGATCGTCAGGGTGGCCGGACCGCCCCCGCCGCACCGCACCCGGACAGCGGGAGGGACCTGACATGAGCGCACCCGAGAACGTCGACCGGATCCTGCTGATCGCCGCCGTCGTGATGGTCGTCCTCGCCGGAGCACTGCTGCTGATCCGGATCTGGCGAGGCCCCTCCATGCTGGACCGGGCCATCGCGCTGGACGTGTGTGCCGCCCTGATCATCGCGGGCCTCGGCGCCAAGTCCGCCTTCGCCCGGGACTCGTTCTACTTCCCGATCATGCTGGTGCTGGCGTTCCTCGG from Streptomyces sp. NBC_00654 includes the following:
- a CDS encoding Na(+)/H(+) antiporter subunit C; its protein translation is MTVSASLLATAVVLCAVGGILMLTRPLTRILLGAVIAGNGINLLVLSATGSAGAAPLLYGVPLRQVTDPLPQAIALTAIVITLATTAFLLAMAYRGHQLTGSDEVHDDLEDRRIVLRAEVMGERAQLREEYRSGAEPTREERDRYLEERRRLRARLRADRALQARGRDASGDLWHDVLGADPEDYAREENPGVRDDRGVTG
- a CDS encoding Na+/H+ antiporter subunit D gives rise to the protein MNALVPLPVLLPLCATGLSLAFGTRLKRFQRFISVAVLSAVTALSVVLMIAADTGGPLSVHLGDFAPPLGITLVADRLTGLMLTVSSAVTLCVLVYSLGQGMADRDEETPVAVFHPAYLILVAGVSCTFLAGDLVNLYVGFEIMLVASFVLLTLGGTGPRIRAGSTYVIISLFSSMLFLTAIAMTYAATGTANFAQLAQRLGELPLGVQTLIQAMLLTVFAIKAAVFPLAAWLPDSYPTAPAPVTAVFAGLLTKVGVYCMLRTETLLFPGNRLGDLLMAAALASMVIGILGAVAQTDLKRLLSFTLISHIGYMVFGIGLATRQAYGGAIVYVAHHITVQTTLFLVAGLIERRGGTTELTRLGGLARAAPVLALLFFVPAMNLAGIPPLSGFIGKLGLMRAGVADGGVWPWILVIGSAVTSLLTLYVMAKVWNLAFWRAAPPGQAADGTVLESDDDNDNDTDEGPDNIPGTGDESIAPRPHPAGRVVAATLHGRAVTTTTRLPRTMTAATAATVVLGLAFTVLAAPLTSYTDRTAAELLRRTPYIEEVLGR
- a CDS encoding Na+/H+ antiporter subunit E is translated as MRRFLTLSFRNADLPPFSCQFGDRRRRVLDLPLIAWLTVIWVLLWSTLTWANVVTGVVVAVAVCLAFPLPRVDLGLRLHLWGILRLVAYLLYDMYTSGVKVTRQIFAGRPHRAAVIGVPLRCRSDLMLAATAVAVSNVPGGSIVEVRRATSTVFLHVLDADRPEELEAARRSVWRLEELTVRAFGTPDEIVRVAGPPPPHRTRTAGGT
- a CDS encoding monovalent cation/H+ antiporter complex subunit F — translated: MSAPENVDRILLIAAVVMVVLAGALLLIRIWRGPSMLDRAIALDVCAALIIAGLGAKSAFARDSFYFPIMLVLAFLGFTGSVGIARFIAVRDRPLSRRVPPPGTGSQEGSR